In Meiothermus sp. Pnk-1, the following are encoded in one genomic region:
- a CDS encoding GntR family transcriptional regulator, translating into MTEFQRPRSVREAAYAHLREAILGGRLVPGERISELGLAETLGISRTPVREALQRLAQEGLVELVPAKGARVRVLRPEEVREVYEVRALLEAEAARLAAQHASTDELSYLADLLATLDGIPRECYLEQMQVDFEFHTRLVEAAHNRTLARIYGDLRSSLALVRSFQQTLSQHPTTRAQHHNILHALRQRDPEQAAWAAREHVLYFRDIVTRAIKEPSWT; encoded by the coding sequence GTGACCGAGTTCCAACGCCCCCGGTCGGTGCGGGAAGCGGCCTATGCACATCTGCGCGAGGCTATCCTGGGGGGCCGGTTGGTCCCCGGGGAGCGCATCTCCGAGCTGGGTTTGGCCGAGACTTTGGGCATTAGCCGTACCCCGGTGCGCGAAGCCCTGCAACGGCTGGCGCAGGAGGGGTTGGTAGAACTTGTCCCGGCCAAGGGAGCCCGGGTGCGGGTGTTACGTCCGGAGGAAGTCCGCGAGGTCTATGAGGTGCGGGCCCTGCTCGAGGCCGAGGCCGCCCGACTTGCGGCCCAACACGCTAGCACCGACGAGCTTTCGTACCTTGCCGACCTGCTCGCGACCCTCGATGGCATCCCGCGGGAGTGCTACCTCGAGCAGATGCAGGTCGACTTCGAGTTTCACACCCGCCTGGTTGAGGCTGCGCACAACCGCACCTTGGCCCGCATTTACGGAGACCTGCGCTCGAGCTTGGCCTTGGTGCGCTCCTTTCAGCAGACCCTCTCCCAGCATCCCACCACCCGGGCACAACACCACAACATCCTGCATGCCCTGCGCCAGCGCGACCCCGAACAAGCAGCTTGGGCTGCTCGTGAACACGTGCTGTACTTCCGCGACATAGTAACCCGCGCCATAAAGGAGCCTTCATGGACCTGA
- a CDS encoding GGDEF domain-containing protein — protein MSFDPLSPFTAARRRNGLWLLPLGALASGVAYGLSIVNGTLNPVDAVLSPLLFVGFSLMALLLWLQRIRIVTVELVAVVLLLVYNLGNLYYVGLSGELSRMGFSASALWSAIIYPLAFLLLSREKALRVSAAYYLAGLLGGVVSVLLHPPSMNVLNSIAQFYLANLAFLALINVYAQLREHMLTMEQLAHTDHLTRLANRRGLEPLLKQELQKAERYGLPLAVLLADLDHFKEVNDRYGHAIGDQVLREVALRLDHNLRQADTVARWGGEEFLILAPTTDLAQAEQLASRLVEVVRGEPVVGRIPVTISIGVSCYRVGDDLESLLQRADQALYRAKALGRNRLELEMVPSPTAK, from the coding sequence ATGAGCTTTGATCCGCTCTCCCCTTTCACCGCCGCCCGGCGGCGCAACGGGCTATGGCTGCTGCCGCTAGGGGCCTTGGCCTCGGGCGTCGCCTATGGGCTGTCCATCGTCAACGGCACCCTCAACCCGGTGGACGCGGTGCTCTCGCCGCTGCTGTTCGTAGGGTTTTCGCTGATGGCCCTGCTGCTATGGCTACAGCGCATCCGCATTGTTACCGTCGAGCTGGTGGCGGTGGTGCTCTTGTTGGTGTACAACCTGGGCAACCTGTACTACGTAGGGCTCAGCGGTGAACTCTCGCGAATGGGGTTTTCGGCGAGCGCTTTGTGGTCGGCCATCATCTATCCGCTGGCCTTTTTGCTGCTCAGCCGTGAGAAAGCCCTCCGGGTATCGGCAGCCTACTACCTGGCGGGGTTGCTGGGGGGGGTGGTCTCGGTGCTGCTCCATCCCCCAAGCATGAATGTCCTCAACTCCATCGCGCAGTTTTACCTGGCCAACCTGGCCTTCTTGGCCCTGATCAACGTATACGCCCAGCTGCGCGAACACATGCTCACCATGGAGCAGCTCGCCCACACCGACCACCTCACCCGGCTCGCCAACCGACGGGGCCTCGAGCCCCTGCTCAAGCAGGAGCTACAAAAAGCCGAGCGCTACGGGCTTCCCCTCGCGGTCTTGCTGGCCGACCTGGACCACTTCAAAGAGGTCAACGACCGCTACGGGCACGCCATCGGCGATCAGGTCCTGCGCGAGGTGGCCCTGCGGCTCGATCACAACCTCCGCCAAGCCGACACCGTAGCCCGCTGGGGCGGCGAGGAATTCTTGATCCTGGCCCCCACCACCGACCTGGCCCAGGCCGAGCAGCTCGCATCCCGGCTGGTCGAGGTGGTACGGGGCGAGCCGGTGGTGGGGAGGATCCCGGTCACCATCTCCATCGGGGTGAGCTGCTACCGGGTTGGGGATGACCTCGAGAGCCTCCTCCAGCGCGCCGACCAGGCCCTGTACCGGGCCAAGGCGCTGGGGCGCAACCGGCTCGAGCTGGAGATGGTCCCCTCACCAACCGCGAAGTAG
- a CDS encoding GAF domain-containing protein, protein MVRLEDVPSSSPCNGSDPRWGLLELLRRWMNSKDAEALLQEALRGALELIPQAEAGSVLVRDQAGYRYAGLAGFEGVRFSFQQAMAWYGGTIEEALQARARVHRVASGPQQPDTARAGLRRRLVVPIPFEGRVEALLSLESAEPFPPEALGLAEELGKSLEGVLSSLRDRERLRLRLQREEALSAVLASLAGFKDTEALWAALPRLAAELMPVMLVSALRREGEALRVVSSLRGEPPVGYLLPKGTGISWRALQKRRVVFTSCSDPTAHRLEALAPQPERYHAAFVPLVDPQGEGLGVLAFHNEHPFAADDEALLKALAQGVGNALSKLEAQSRELVRLGTLAQATRALGPAQSAEEVYRRTVEEALRQTGAVSAIFSRLNPSDQSLEVVAAAGYAAERAVGLRFYRGEGLAWEVYRSKAPLFIPDVSQIPAARFASGERRPGAYLGVPLSDPEGHFIGVLSVDTAGGEPHQDGRLGPGDRYVLEALAEVAGVAISRLSALERSQRQAADYRSLVQMSAEIELMSHPHDIARRALETLLELTGFEAGGLYQFQAEPDGEGALLPVVLVGRYPERYLSLYRTSPIRLGRGALGQALVEGTLMIPDYQTWPQALREYQESGVRSMVALRLVQGDRSAGVLALATFTRPLDIPQEHLALLASVARRLERALERAAYLEEITRTREAALRALGLGLELRDLETKGHTDRVVALSVALGKRLGFADLEGLRLGAYLHDLGKLAVPDEVLQKNSPLSAGEWRVMKTHPEIGYEMLRGLSFLPEVALNVVRYHHERSDGSGYPLGLRGEEIPLEARIFAVVDIYDALSHARPYKPAWPFHEVRRELESQAGKTLDAEVVRAFIELLTQPG, encoded by the coding sequence GTGGTTAGACTTGAGGACGTGCCGTCTTCTTCACCGTGTAACGGAAGCGATCCTCGCTGGGGCTTGCTCGAGCTGCTGCGGCGCTGGATGAACTCCAAAGATGCGGAGGCGCTTCTACAGGAAGCCTTGCGCGGGGCCCTCGAGCTGATCCCGCAGGCCGAAGCGGGCAGCGTCTTGGTGCGAGACCAAGCGGGCTACCGCTATGCTGGCCTGGCTGGGTTTGAGGGGGTTCGCTTCTCCTTCCAGCAGGCCATGGCCTGGTACGGCGGCACCATAGAGGAGGCCTTACAGGCCCGCGCCCGCGTCCATCGGGTAGCCTCCGGTCCACAGCAGCCCGATACCGCTAGGGCTGGGCTTCGCCGGAGGCTGGTGGTGCCCATTCCCTTCGAGGGGAGGGTGGAGGCCCTGCTTAGCCTCGAGAGCGCCGAGCCCTTCCCGCCAGAGGCGCTCGGGCTGGCCGAAGAGCTAGGGAAGAGCCTAGAGGGGGTGCTGTCCTCCTTGCGCGATCGGGAGCGCTTACGCCTGCGCCTCCAGCGCGAAGAGGCCCTCTCCGCGGTGCTGGCCTCGCTCGCCGGTTTCAAGGACACCGAGGCCCTGTGGGCCGCCTTGCCGCGGCTGGCGGCAGAGCTCATGCCGGTCATGCTGGTTTCAGCGCTGCGCCGAGAGGGCGAAGCGTTGCGGGTGGTGAGCAGCCTGCGCGGGGAGCCTCCGGTGGGCTACCTCCTTCCCAAAGGGACGGGCATCTCCTGGCGAGCCCTACAAAAGCGCAGGGTGGTGTTCACCTCCTGCTCCGACCCCACAGCCCACCGGCTCGAGGCCCTGGCCCCCCAGCCCGAACGCTACCACGCGGCCTTCGTCCCCCTGGTTGACCCCCAAGGCGAGGGGCTGGGGGTGTTGGCCTTCCATAACGAGCACCCCTTTGCCGCCGATGATGAAGCGTTGCTGAAGGCGCTGGCCCAGGGAGTGGGCAACGCCCTCTCCAAGCTCGAGGCCCAGTCCCGCGAGCTGGTGCGCTTGGGAACCCTGGCCCAGGCTACCCGGGCGCTGGGGCCAGCCCAAAGCGCCGAAGAGGTCTACCGGCGCACGGTGGAGGAGGCCTTGCGCCAGACCGGGGCGGTCTCGGCCATCTTCAGCCGATTGAACCCCTCCGACCAGAGCCTCGAGGTGGTTGCCGCTGCGGGGTATGCCGCCGAGCGGGCGGTAGGGCTGCGGTTTTACCGCGGGGAGGGGTTGGCCTGGGAGGTCTATCGTAGCAAGGCCCCTCTTTTCATTCCCGACGTCTCCCAGATCCCCGCAGCGCGCTTCGCCTCCGGAGAGCGTCGGCCCGGGGCCTACTTGGGGGTGCCCCTCTCCGACCCAGAGGGGCATTTCATCGGGGTGCTCTCGGTGGACACGGCGGGCGGCGAACCCCACCAAGACGGTCGGCTTGGCCCCGGGGATCGCTATGTCCTGGAGGCGTTGGCCGAGGTGGCGGGAGTCGCCATCTCGCGGCTGTCGGCCCTCGAGCGCTCCCAGCGCCAGGCCGCGGATTACCGCTCCTTGGTGCAGATGTCCGCTGAGATCGAGCTGATGTCGCATCCCCACGACATCGCCCGCCGTGCGCTGGAGACCTTGCTCGAGCTCACCGGCTTTGAAGCAGGGGGGCTGTACCAGTTCCAGGCGGAGCCGGATGGGGAGGGCGCGCTCCTCCCGGTGGTGCTGGTGGGGCGCTACCCTGAGCGCTACCTAAGCCTCTACCGGACCTCGCCGATCCGCCTCGGACGAGGGGCTTTGGGGCAAGCCTTGGTGGAGGGAACCCTGATGATCCCCGACTACCAGACCTGGCCCCAGGCCCTTCGCGAGTACCAAGAAAGCGGGGTTCGCTCGATGGTGGCGCTTCGCCTTGTTCAGGGCGATCGCTCGGCGGGGGTGCTGGCGCTGGCGACCTTTACCCGGCCCCTTGACATTCCACAGGAGCACCTGGCGCTGCTAGCGTCCGTGGCCAGGCGTCTGGAACGGGCGCTGGAGCGGGCAGCCTACCTCGAGGAGATCACCCGCACCCGCGAGGCCGCGTTGCGCGCGTTGGGGTTGGGGCTCGAGCTGCGCGACCTCGAGACCAAAGGCCATACCGACCGGGTGGTAGCCCTTAGCGTAGCCCTAGGGAAGCGATTGGGGTTTGCTGACCTGGAGGGTTTGCGGCTGGGCGCTTATCTGCACGATTTGGGCAAATTGGCTGTTCCCGACGAGGTGTTGCAGAAGAACAGCCCCTTGAGCGCAGGGGAGTGGCGGGTGATGAAAACCCACCCCGAGATCGGCTACGAGATGCTGCGGGGGCTCTCCTTCTTGCCCGAGGTCGCCCTCAATGTGGTGCGCTACCACCACGAGCGCTCGGACGGTTCCGGTTATCCGCTGGGGCTGCGCGGGGAGGAGATCCCTTTGGAGGCCCGCATCTTTGCCGTGGTGGATATCTACGATGCGCTTTCTCACGCCCGCCCCTACAAACCGGCCTGGCCTTTCCACGAAGTGCGCCGTGAGCTGGAAAGCCAAGCCGGTAAAACCCTCGATGCCGAGGTGGTGCGAGCGTTCATAGAGCTTCTGACGCAGCCCGGGTGA
- the metK gene encoding methionine adenosyltransferase, whose product MRLVTSESVTEGHPDKLADRISDAILDAILAEDSKARVACETLVTTGLVMVAGEITTEAYVDIPNLVRTTVRDVGYTRAKYGFDGDTCAVLTAIDEQSPDIAGGVNKSYEVRVLGSTDLLDQVGAGDQGLMFGYATDETPELMPLPITLAHRLTMRLAESRKSGELPYLRPDGKAQVTVVYEGDKPLYVSTVVVSTQHAEGVDQTEIAADVRSKIIARAIPPEYLTDQTEYLINPSGKFVIGGPHGDTGLTGRKIIVDTYGGAVPHGGGAFSGKDPTKVDRSASYYARYMAKNIVASGLARRALVELAYAIGKARPVSMRVETMGTGKLSDDAITNIARKVFDARPGAIIEQLKLRRPIYTATSAYGHFGREGFPWEVTDRVEALRKEAGL is encoded by the coding sequence TTGCGACTGGTCACATCTGAATCGGTTACCGAAGGACACCCCGATAAACTCGCGGATCGCATCTCGGATGCGATCTTGGATGCCATCTTGGCGGAGGATAGCAAGGCTCGGGTGGCCTGCGAGACCTTGGTCACGACGGGGCTGGTGATGGTAGCGGGGGAGATCACCACCGAGGCCTACGTGGACATTCCCAACTTGGTGCGCACCACCGTGCGCGATGTGGGCTATACCCGTGCTAAATACGGTTTCGACGGCGACACCTGCGCGGTGCTCACCGCCATCGACGAGCAGTCCCCGGACATTGCGGGCGGCGTTAACAAGTCCTACGAGGTGCGGGTGCTGGGATCTACCGACCTGCTGGATCAGGTGGGGGCAGGCGACCAGGGCTTGATGTTCGGCTACGCCACCGACGAGACCCCGGAGCTGATGCCCTTGCCCATCACCTTGGCCCACCGCCTGACCATGCGCCTGGCCGAGTCGCGCAAAAGCGGCGAGCTGCCCTATCTGCGCCCCGATGGCAAGGCCCAGGTCACGGTGGTCTACGAGGGCGACAAACCCCTCTACGTAAGCACCGTGGTGGTCTCTACCCAGCACGCCGAGGGGGTAGACCAGACCGAGATCGCCGCCGACGTGCGCTCCAAGATCATCGCCCGGGCTATTCCCCCGGAGTACCTCACCGACCAGACCGAGTACCTCATCAACCCCTCGGGTAAGTTCGTGATCGGCGGTCCGCACGGCGACACCGGGCTTACCGGACGCAAGATCATCGTGGACACCTACGGCGGGGCGGTGCCCCACGGGGGTGGGGCCTTCAGCGGCAAGGATCCCACCAAGGTGGACCGCTCGGCCAGCTACTACGCCCGCTACATGGCCAAGAACATCGTGGCCTCAGGGTTGGCGAGGCGGGCTTTGGTCGAGCTGGCTTATGCCATCGGCAAGGCCCGCCCGGTGAGCATGCGGGTCGAGACCATGGGCACCGGCAAGCTCTCCGACGATGCGATCACGAACATAGCCCGCAAGGTCTTTGACGCCCGCCCTGGGGCGATCATCGAGCAGCTCAAGCTACGGCGGCCTATTTACACCGCCACCAGCGCCTACGGGCACTTTGGCCGGGAAGGCTTCCCCTGGGAGGTCACGGATCGGGTGGAGGCGTTGCGCAAAGAGGCCGGGCTGTAG
- a CDS encoding proline dehydrogenase encodes MDLTQSYRSFVLAIAQHPRVRNLVLTRGKGLSRRFVAGDTLEEALNAVEELERVGIHAILDLLGEMVTSEEMARGFKDQIVQLIQALGARAYPRYVSVKLTQLGLDLSEDLAFSLMVEILEVARQAECFVRLDMEDSPRVDATLRVYRRLREEGYTHTGIVLQSYLKRSERDLEALLPLKPAVRIVKGAYKEPPEVAFQDKRLIDAQYLLLAKKALENGLPTAIATHDPHLIAEMQRWTAERGLGKEGFEFQLLYGVRREEQRRLAAEGYTVRAYVPYGTDWYPYLSRRIAERPENLLFVARSLVQG; translated from the coding sequence ATGGACCTGACCCAGAGCTACCGCTCGTTTGTGTTGGCCATCGCACAACACCCCAGGGTGAGAAACCTGGTGCTGACCCGCGGCAAAGGACTCTCTCGCCGCTTCGTGGCAGGAGATACCCTGGAAGAGGCCCTGAACGCGGTGGAGGAACTCGAGCGCGTGGGCATCCACGCCATCCTTGACCTGCTGGGCGAGATGGTGACCTCCGAAGAGATGGCCCGAGGGTTCAAGGATCAGATCGTCCAACTGATCCAGGCCCTCGGGGCTCGAGCCTATCCGCGCTACGTATCGGTGAAGCTCACCCAGCTGGGCCTGGACCTTTCCGAAGACCTGGCTTTTTCGTTGATGGTGGAGATCCTGGAGGTGGCTCGCCAGGCCGAGTGCTTCGTGCGCCTCGACATGGAAGACTCTCCCCGGGTGGACGCCACGCTGCGGGTCTACCGGCGGCTGCGCGAAGAGGGATATACCCATACCGGGATCGTGCTGCAAAGCTACCTCAAGCGCAGCGAGAGGGACCTCGAGGCCCTGCTGCCCCTGAAGCCTGCGGTGCGGATCGTCAAAGGGGCCTACAAGGAACCTCCCGAGGTGGCCTTCCAGGACAAGCGCCTCATCGATGCGCAGTACCTGCTGTTGGCCAAAAAAGCGCTAGAAAATGGCCTCCCCACCGCCATCGCTACCCACGATCCCCACCTTATCGCAGAGATGCAGCGCTGGACTGCCGAGAGGGGCCTTGGCAAGGAAGGCTTCGAGTTCCAACTGCTGTATGGGGTGCGCCGCGAAGAACAGCGCCGCCTCGCCGCCGAGGGCTACACCGTGCGGGCGTACGTGCCCTATGGCACCGACTGGTATCCCTACCTCTCCC
- the speA gene encoding biosynthetic arginine decarboxylase — protein MEKLKRYTVKDAEETYLVPQWAAGFFRVGENGQLEVTPEGNGGPSASLYEIVSDLRDEGRPLPVLLRFPQILAARVVELNEAFRRAIQKYGYKAEYRGLYPVKVNQRRMVVETIAKAGRPYAHGLEAGSKAELALILAQDLHPEAIIACNGFKDDDFIRLALMGKKLGKNVVITLEKFAELGRVMRIAKELGVEPSIGIRYKLKAKGSGQWEESGGEAAKFGLTTPEIIRAVDLLAEAGMLGTIAMLHSHVGSQITDIRRIKQAVREIAQTYVQLRKLGAPVRYLNLGGGLAVDYDGSKTAFYASANYSLAEYAEDLVYVTKEICDGHGEPHPTLVTESGRAVTAYHSVLVLEVVDTIRPPGEDKVEEPEDAHPVVKDMFDLARSISAKNYREVYHDAFSNKDTLQNLYDLGLISLRDRALAESLFYQIARKTLKFALEFDYPADELEDLQKMLADKLVCNFSLFQSLPDSWAIKQLFPIVPLSRLDERPTREATLVDITCDSDGKFDRFIDLHDVRNTLPVHEIRPGEPYYLGVFLTGAYQDVLGNSHNLFGRIGEAHVTIDEDGYDIERFVVGEKARRVIEKMGYEEGELAEAVEKLVRSSKKLTPAEKGAFMEQYARELVGYTYLED, from the coding sequence TTGGAAAAGCTCAAACGCTATACTGTCAAGGACGCCGAGGAGACCTACCTGGTGCCCCAGTGGGCCGCCGGGTTTTTTCGTGTGGGAGAAAATGGCCAGCTCGAGGTCACGCCCGAGGGAAACGGTGGCCCCAGCGCCTCGCTCTACGAGATTGTCTCCGACCTGCGCGACGAGGGCCGACCCTTGCCGGTACTGCTGCGCTTCCCGCAGATCCTAGCGGCCCGGGTGGTCGAGCTCAACGAGGCCTTCCGCCGAGCCATCCAAAAGTACGGGTACAAGGCCGAGTACCGCGGCCTGTACCCAGTCAAGGTCAACCAGCGGCGGATGGTAGTCGAGACCATCGCCAAGGCCGGGCGGCCTTACGCCCACGGCCTCGAGGCCGGGAGCAAGGCCGAGCTGGCCCTGATCCTGGCCCAGGACCTGCACCCCGAGGCCATCATCGCCTGCAATGGCTTCAAGGACGACGACTTCATCCGGCTAGCCCTGATGGGCAAGAAGCTGGGCAAGAACGTCGTCATCACCCTGGAGAAATTCGCCGAGCTGGGCCGGGTGATGCGCATCGCCAAGGAGTTGGGGGTCGAGCCTTCCATCGGCATCCGCTACAAGCTCAAGGCCAAGGGCTCGGGGCAGTGGGAGGAATCGGGCGGCGAGGCGGCCAAGTTCGGCCTCACCACCCCCGAGATCATCCGGGCGGTGGACCTGCTGGCCGAGGCCGGGATGTTGGGGACCATCGCCATGCTGCACTCCCACGTGGGCAGCCAGATCACCGACATCCGCCGCATCAAGCAGGCCGTGCGGGAGATCGCCCAGACCTACGTGCAGCTGCGCAAGCTGGGGGCTCCGGTGCGCTACCTCAACCTCGGCGGCGGGCTGGCGGTGGACTACGACGGCTCCAAGACCGCCTTCTACGCCTCGGCCAACTACTCCCTCGCCGAGTACGCCGAGGACCTGGTCTACGTCACCAAGGAGATCTGCGACGGCCACGGCGAACCCCACCCTACCCTGGTCACCGAGTCGGGTCGAGCCGTCACCGCCTACCACAGCGTGCTGGTGCTCGAGGTCGTCGATACCATCCGCCCCCCCGGCGAGGATAAGGTCGAAGAGCCCGAGGACGCCCACCCGGTGGTCAAGGACATGTTCGACCTGGCGAGGAGCATCTCGGCCAAGAACTACCGCGAGGTCTACCACGACGCTTTCTCCAACAAGGACACCCTGCAAAACCTCTACGACCTGGGCCTGATCTCCTTGCGCGACCGTGCGCTGGCCGAAAGCCTCTTCTACCAGATCGCCCGCAAGACGCTCAAGTTCGCCCTCGAGTTCGACTACCCCGCCGACGAGCTCGAGGATTTGCAGAAGATGCTGGCCGACAAGCTGGTGTGCAACTTCTCGCTCTTCCAGAGCCTCCCCGACTCCTGGGCCATCAAGCAGCTTTTCCCCATCGTCCCCCTCTCCCGCCTCGACGAGCGCCCCACCCGCGAGGCCACGCTGGTGGACATCACCTGCGACTCCGACGGCAAGTTCGACCGCTTCATCGACCTGCACGACGTGCGCAACACCCTCCCCGTGCACGAGATCCGTCCGGGCGAACCGTACTACCTGGGGGTCTTTCTCACCGGGGCCTACCAGGACGTGCTGGGCAACTCGCACAACCTCTTCGGGCGCATCGGCGAGGCCCACGTGACCATCGACGAGGACGGATACGACATCGAGCGCTTTGTGGTGGGCGAGAAAGCCCGGCGGGTCATTGAGAAGATGGGCTACGAGGAGGGTGAGCTGGCCGAGGCGGTGGAGAAGCTGGTACGAAGCTCCAAGAAACTCACCCCCGCCGAGAAGGGCGCTTTCATGGAACAGTACGCCCGCGAACTGGTGGGGTATACTTACCTCGAGGATTGA
- a CDS encoding DUF4127 family protein, with protein sequence MRLARWLSAALWLVGAALAEGGVVYLPLDDRPPSWSPCSWGIVTCPPPELYAGRAGADPERLERWLLGASGSVLVASLDALAYGGLVQSRQSTLSAEEALSRLKTVITWKLKNDGAVYAFGIIPRHPDAKDRARNLAVLRRVQEWPEALQEGSYFEVPWDDALPGSPAIQEAGTLSLPTRPGADEAGQLMLLRALRPGLRVQVLYDDPAAAQAVIRYDGIPLEDSVARQVRSAGAFLVERNPDLILLAYSGHNPQKAALLVQRNLGQAPVAIADIAQVNRGDPKLIDYLLRLRLYPRLAAYTCWGTPANNLGSALAQGGLFLRDPQSRQARLAENYLQYLYGQVGRPWVRERFPEPLREEAARYLFERLKQEPLPFMLGTQLELTGISFPWKRTFEAAFSYQLVPVRLSQEGAEPLTTLPGR encoded by the coding sequence ATGCGCCTGGCTAGATGGCTCAGCGCCGCGCTGTGGCTGGTAGGAGCGGCGCTGGCGGAGGGGGGAGTAGTCTACCTGCCCCTCGATGACCGTCCGCCGAGTTGGTCCCCGTGCAGTTGGGGCATCGTCACCTGCCCCCCGCCCGAGCTGTACGCCGGGCGCGCAGGGGCTGACCCCGAACGGCTGGAGCGGTGGCTTTTGGGCGCTTCAGGGAGCGTCCTGGTGGCCAGCTTGGACGCTTTGGCCTACGGCGGCTTGGTGCAAAGCCGCCAGTCCACCCTGAGCGCCGAGGAAGCTCTCTCCAGGCTCAAGACGGTCATCACCTGGAAGCTCAAAAATGACGGGGCGGTCTATGCGTTTGGCATCATCCCCCGCCACCCCGACGCCAAGGACCGCGCGCGCAACCTGGCGGTACTGCGCAGGGTGCAGGAGTGGCCCGAGGCGCTGCAGGAGGGGAGCTACTTCGAGGTGCCCTGGGACGACGCCCTGCCGGGTTCCCCGGCTATCCAGGAGGCAGGAACGCTCAGCCTCCCCACCCGCCCTGGGGCCGATGAGGCGGGGCAGCTCATGCTCTTGCGAGCCCTCCGCCCCGGTCTGCGCGTGCAGGTGCTCTATGACGACCCCGCCGCCGCCCAGGCAGTTATCCGCTACGACGGGATTCCGCTCGAGGACAGCGTCGCCCGCCAGGTGCGCTCCGCCGGGGCCTTTCTGGTAGAACGCAACCCGGACTTGATCCTGCTGGCCTATAGCGGCCACAACCCCCAAAAAGCGGCCTTGCTGGTGCAGCGCAACCTGGGCCAAGCCCCGGTAGCCATTGCCGATATCGCCCAAGTCAACCGCGGCGACCCCAAGCTGATCGACTACCTGCTGCGCCTGCGCCTATACCCCAGGCTGGCTGCCTACACCTGCTGGGGTACCCCCGCCAACAACCTGGGCAGCGCCCTAGCCCAAGGCGGCCTCTTCTTGCGCGACCCCCAGTCCCGCCAAGCCCGGCTGGCGGAAAACTACCTGCAATACCTCTACGGCCAGGTAGGCCGCCCCTGGGTGCGCGAGCGCTTTCCCGAGCCCTTGCGCGAGGAGGCCGCCCGCTATCTCTTCGAGCGCCTCAAACAGGAGCCGCTCCCTTTTATGCTGGGCACCCAGCTCGAGCTAACCGGCATCTCCTTCCCCTGGAAGCGCACCTTCGAGGCTGCGTTTAGCTACCAGCTCGTCCCGGTGCGGTTGAGCCAGGAAGGGGCAGAGCCCCTCACAACCCTACCCGGGCGCTGA
- a CDS encoding DUF4032 domain-containing protein, with product MSVAEQQAQAEAERLAHRVFFYDLLHRLRREPNGLLPFHIVSRLRPKGEHYLGMRPIEVDKIIGSVDRYDDFDAQFLPKEPHTVERWTRLRTAQLEGVELPPIQVYKVGEAYFVKDGNHRVALAKADNQTYIDAEVIELEVPVALEPGDTLKDVILKGEYAEFLNRTRLDQLRPGHEEIRFSVPGRYDKLLEHIRTRQYFKGLEEKRSVSWEEAVADWYDTLYLPTVQEIREQGILQNFPGRTEADLYLWVMDHRYYLSQAQGHAVGAEEATASYRERFAKRPLGRFLEGVSRFFRRLSLQPGG from the coding sequence ATGAGCGTGGCCGAGCAGCAGGCTCAAGCCGAAGCCGAACGCCTGGCCCACCGGGTGTTTTTCTACGACCTTCTGCACCGCTTGCGAAGGGAGCCCAACGGGCTGTTGCCTTTTCACATAGTGAGCCGCTTGCGGCCCAAGGGCGAGCATTATCTGGGTATGCGTCCCATCGAAGTCGACAAGATCATCGGTTCGGTGGATCGCTACGACGACTTCGACGCCCAGTTCTTACCCAAAGAACCCCACACCGTAGAGCGCTGGACCCGTTTGCGCACGGCGCAATTGGAAGGGGTAGAACTTCCTCCGATCCAGGTGTACAAAGTCGGGGAAGCGTACTTCGTGAAGGACGGCAATCACCGCGTCGCCCTGGCCAAGGCCGATAACCAAACCTACATCGACGCAGAGGTGATCGAACTCGAGGTGCCGGTGGCGCTCGAGCCCGGCGATACCCTCAAGGACGTGATCTTGAAGGGGGAGTATGCCGAGTTCCTGAACCGTACCCGGCTGGACCAGCTGCGTCCAGGCCATGAAGAGATCCGCTTTAGCGTACCTGGGCGGTACGACAAGCTCCTCGAGCACATCCGTACCCGGCAGTACTTCAAGGGGCTCGAGGAGAAGCGCTCGGTCTCCTGGGAGGAGGCCGTGGCGGATTGGTACGACACCCTCTACCTGCCCACCGTGCAGGAGATCCGCGAGCAGGGGATCTTGCAGAACTTTCCTGGGCGCACCGAAGCCGACCTCTACCTGTGGGTGATGGACCACCGTTACTACCTCTCGCAGGCCCAAGGCCATGCGGTGGGGGCCGAGGAGGCCACCGCATCCTACCGCGAGCGCTTCGCCAAGAGACCGCTGGGGCGTTTCCTGGAGGGGGTAAGCCGGTTTTTCCGCCGCCTTAGTCTCCAGCCGGGGGGGTAA